A segment of the Streptomyces sp. XD-27 genome:
CGTTGGCCAGGAAGGCGAGCCGCATCGGGGTGCGGGTGTCGCCCGCGCCCTTGAGGGCGCCGTCGAGCAGGTTCTGCGCGAAGAACACGGCGACGCCGGGCAGCGAGACGGCGAAGTAGCCGACGGTCAGGTCGTGTACGGGCCCGTCCGCGCCGCCGAGCACCAGCCGGGCGAGCGGTTCGCGCAGGAACCAGCCGCCGATCGCCACGGGCGGGATGAGCAGCGCGCACAGCGCCCAGCCGCCCCGGACGGCCGAGCGCACGGCTGCCAGGTCGCGGGCTCCGGCGGCGCGGGCGACCAGGACGGTGGTGCCGGAGCCCGCCATGAGGATCACGCCCAGGAGCACGTTCTCGACGTTCGTGGCCACGGCGACCGCGGCGACGGCGTCACCGCCGAGCCGCGCCACCCAGACCATGTTGACGATCCCGGCCAGCACCCCGGCGAGCAGCTCGAAGTAGACCGGCCCGGCCAGCGTGAGGAGTCTCCTGCGGTGGGTGCGGGGTTCCACGGTGGTCTTCTCCCTCCCTCATTACATCGAATCGATGTATAGCGATGAGAGGTATCATGACAGGGCCCGAGAATCCAACCGTCGGAGTGCGCGCGTGCTCGAACTGACCATCCTCGGCTTCCTCCACGACGAGCCGCTGCACGGCTACGAACTCAAGGAGCGCATCAGGGGGCTGAGCGGACACGTCCGCCCGGTCAGCGACGGGGCCCTGTACCCGGCGATCAGCAGGCTGGCGAAGAACGGGCTGGTGGACCAGCGCACCGAACCGGGCGCCGGCGCCGCGCCCCGCCGCATCCTGTCCCTGACCGACGCGGGCCGCGCCCGGCTGCTGGCCAGGCTCCGCGACCCCAAGGACGTCGAGATCACCGACGGCCAGCGCTTCTTCACCCTGCTGGCCTTCCTGCACCACCTCCCGGACCCGGCCGAGCAGGCCGCGGTGCTGCGCCGCAGAAAGGCCTTCCTGGACACTCCGGCCAGCTTCTTCTACCGCGACGGCGAACCGGTGCGCGCGGAGGAGGCCGGCGACCTCTTCCGCCAGGGCATGCTGCGGATCGCACGGGCCACGGGCCAGGCGGAGAAGGCGTGGCTGGCGGAGGCACTGGCGGAGTTGGAGCGGGGGCCGGGGCGCAGTCCCGGTTGACCCAGGGGCCGCCGCACAGTCGACGCCCCCGGCTAGCCCAGGGCCCGCCGCACGGTCGCGCCCGCTAGTCCAGGGCCCGTCGCGCGGCCGGCCCGACGCGCGCCGGCACCACGTGCGTCGGCCCAACGCGCGCTAGCCCAACGTGCGCGTCACATACGACCGCCAGCCCGCCATGAACTCCGCCCGCCGTACCCCCAGGACCTTCACCAGCGCCGCGTCCACCGATCTCCGCTCGCCCCCGCCGCCCGCCCCGACCTCCCGGTAGAACTCCGCGAGCTTCCGCTCGCCCCACCGTTCGGCGATCATGCGGCAGGCCAGCCAGCCCTCCTCATAGGCGCGGGCCAGCGCGGGGCCGTCGGTGCCGAAGCGGAACGCGTCGGTGTCCGGCAGGTCGCGCGGCGGGCGGCCCTGCCGGACCGCGACGGTCAGTTCGGGCGCCAGCGCCTGCGGTGGGCGGTCCGCGCCGCGGTAGCCCACCCAGTCCGCGAACCCCTCCGACAGCCACAGCGGGGTGGCCCGTGTGGTGGACGCGCGGGTCGCGACGTGGGCCGTCTCGTGCGTCATGACGGCCTGGCGGCCGAACGCGCCGAGCACGGCGTACGCGTCCGGGTTCACGATGACGCGGTCGGCGGGCGCGGAGCCGTCCCGGACGAGCTCGGCGGTGGTGACCGCCGCGATGCCCCGGTAGGCGTTGGCGGAGGTGCCCAGCAGACCGGCCAGCCGCTCCACCGAGGCGGGCACCTGGACCACCACGCGGTGCGCCCACTTCTCCCGCCACACGCCGCCCACCGCGGGCACCGCGCGGTCGGCGGTGGCCGCGATCTCGCGCAGCCGGGCGCGGTCCTGGCCGACCCCGAGGACCAGGCTGTGCCTGCCGCGTACGACCTCGACGCCGCCCTGGTCCCACAGTTGCTGGGGGGCGCGCTTGCCGCGTTCGGCCGCGACGTACCACCGCCCCTCGCGGCGTACGAGGGTCAGGAACTGCTCGCTGGTGACCGGCGCGCTGTCGTATCCGGCGAGGCGGTACCGGAGTTCGACGCGGGCGGCGATCCGGCGGCCCGTACCGGCGGCCGGGGTGAAGCCGCCGGTGCCCGCGAGCCGGTACGTCCACGAACTCAGCGGCACGTCCGCGAGGTTCTCGAAGACCCGCCGCTGACCGGAGCGGTAGCGGACCGCGCCCCGGTCGACGGTGGCCAGGAACGCGCTTGCGTCCCGCTCCCGTACCGCCGCGGCGCGCCGGTCCAGCATTCGCTGGATGTCCGCGCGATCCTCGTCCGCGGGGGCCCGGCCGCACGC
Coding sequences within it:
- a CDS encoding PadR family transcriptional regulator; this encodes MLELTILGFLHDEPLHGYELKERIRGLSGHVRPVSDGALYPAISRLAKNGLVDQRTEPGAGAAPRRILSLTDAGRARLLARLRDPKDVEITDGQRFFTLLAFLHHLPDPAEQAAVLRRRKAFLDTPASFFYRDGEPVRAEEAGDLFRQGMLRIARATGQAEKAWLAEALAELERGPGRSPG